Proteins encoded together in one Thermococcus barophilus MP window:
- a CDS encoding NAD-binding protein encodes MELLKVIVVGAGRTGFLIAKWLSMKHEVTVVDRNPRILDEISYALDVFTIPGDATLPETLKRAEVENADYVIATTDNDQTNIIVCSLSKTLGSPFTIARVKRIEYLKVWGHGRRTLGVDLMVCAAPLVAEGIVRVMEYPQLVFFRKLYGDIYVGMSSSHIKTPWSFKIDDKNIIIATKNMIERSFKKSKTKKVLILGAGETGRIVAKMLSAKGKEVKLVEDDFKKANEIADELDGVTVIAGNPFSDFLWSEENLSEADIAVVAFDQDYKCFFASALAKEKGIDRVFSMVHRSSHIPLFEKIGAISFSPELETAGKITAAVRGKAVLGVVTRPEFQVYALSGEFLEGTPLENLSGIPGPLFRDGRLVLPTPKMKIRKGDIVTVITEGGGMIL; translated from the coding sequence GTGGAATTATTGAAGGTCATCGTGGTTGGTGCCGGAAGGACAGGATTCCTAATCGCAAAGTGGCTCTCAATGAAGCATGAAGTAACCGTTGTCGATAGAAATCCGAGAATTCTTGATGAAATATCATATGCTCTCGATGTGTTTACCATACCTGGAGATGCAACCCTTCCAGAGACCTTGAAGAGGGCAGAAGTTGAAAATGCCGATTACGTAATTGCAACAACCGACAATGATCAAACAAACATAATTGTGTGTTCTCTTTCAAAAACCTTGGGAAGTCCTTTCACAATAGCAAGAGTGAAAAGGATAGAGTATCTAAAAGTCTGGGGCCATGGGAGAAGAACTCTTGGTGTGGACTTAATGGTCTGTGCTGCCCCCCTTGTAGCCGAAGGTATAGTCCGAGTCATGGAGTATCCCCAATTGGTGTTCTTTAGAAAACTGTATGGGGACATCTATGTAGGGATGAGCTCATCACATATCAAAACCCCTTGGTCATTTAAAATTGATGATAAAAACATTATTATAGCGACGAAGAATATGATAGAACGGTCATTTAAAAAATCAAAAACCAAAAAAGTTTTAATACTGGGGGCGGGGGAAACCGGGAGAATCGTGGCAAAAATGCTCTCAGCAAAGGGAAAAGAAGTTAAACTTGTAGAGGATGATTTCAAAAAAGCAAATGAAATTGCAGATGAGCTCGATGGAGTTACAGTTATTGCCGGAAACCCTTTCAGCGACTTTTTGTGGTCTGAGGAGAATCTAAGTGAAGCTGACATTGCAGTCGTGGCGTTTGATCAAGACTATAAGTGTTTCTTTGCATCAGCACTTGCAAAAGAAAAAGGCATAGATAGAGTTTTTTCGATGGTTCACCGGAGCTCGCATATACCCTTGTTCGAAAAGATTGGTGCTATTTCTTTCAGCCCAGAGCTTGAAACTGCAGGGAAAATAACAGCAGCAGTCAGAGGAAAAGCTGTCCTTGGAGTTGTAACAAGACCCGAGTTCCAAGTGTATGCTCTCAGCGGAGAGTTCCTTGAGGGGACTCCCTTAGAGAACCTTTCCGGAATACCTGGACCCCTCTTCAGAGATGGAAGACTCGTACTCCCCACACCAAAAATGAAGATCAGAAAAGGTGATATTGTCACTGTAATTACCGAAGGGGGAGGCATGATTCTGTGA
- a CDS encoding TrkH family potassium uptake protein, with translation MKLKETLALLGEIMLLFSISFLAPLTVALYYKTPISPFLIPMVMSLIIGGFLRSLGAGEEIGIREAFLLVSLAWLSIAVLGALPYILAGEGSIANPLNALFESMSGFTTTGATVVVDFSIHSKAILFWRQLTQWLGGMGIVVLAIAILPRLSVGGSELMSLEAPGPQLEKLTPHIKNTARIFWGIYVGLTAMETLILITLHYIGIAPKMTPYMALVHSFTTMSTGGFSPLSQSIKAFSPAVQWIITIFMILAGANFALFWYLMRKDYRIIRNEEFRWYIFAILGLSLLTVPYLEHQFNLNFITAFRYSIFQVASIVTTTGYATMNFSRWVFPAQFILFFAMFLGGSSGSTAGSIKIVRWVTALKAIKRELSLSFHPKSLMNVKLGGIVVGERSIRSALAFIALYFIIFSVSSLFVILNGASVNLNPTDAMSAVAATLGNIGPGIGKIGPMANYLIFPPQTRALMIVLMWFGRLEIVTVLVLFTRSYWRW, from the coding sequence GTGAAGCTAAAGGAAACACTGGCACTTCTCGGGGAGATAATGCTCCTCTTTAGCATCTCATTTCTTGCACCTTTAACAGTTGCTCTTTATTATAAAACACCCATCTCACCATTTTTGATTCCAATGGTAATGAGTCTGATTATTGGAGGCTTTCTTCGCTCTCTTGGAGCCGGAGAGGAAATAGGAATTCGAGAAGCATTTCTTCTTGTTTCCCTCGCATGGCTGAGTATAGCAGTGTTAGGGGCTTTACCTTATATCCTCGCTGGAGAAGGTTCAATTGCTAATCCTCTCAATGCCCTTTTCGAAAGTATGAGCGGTTTCACAACAACCGGGGCAACAGTTGTGGTGGATTTTTCCATCCATTCAAAGGCAATTCTGTTCTGGCGCCAGCTAACACAGTGGCTCGGCGGAATGGGAATAGTGGTTCTGGCGATAGCAATACTTCCGAGGCTAAGTGTTGGTGGTTCAGAGCTTATGAGCCTTGAAGCACCAGGGCCGCAGCTTGAAAAACTAACACCTCATATAAAAAACACTGCAAGGATATTCTGGGGAATATACGTTGGACTAACTGCCATGGAAACCCTAATCTTAATTACTCTGCACTACATAGGCATCGCGCCGAAAATGACACCATATATGGCTCTTGTTCACTCCTTCACCACCATGAGCACAGGTGGATTTTCGCCCCTTTCCCAGTCCATCAAGGCATTTTCTCCAGCTGTTCAGTGGATTATAACAATCTTCATGATACTTGCGGGAGCAAATTTCGCCCTTTTCTGGTATCTCATGAGAAAAGACTACAGAATAATCAGAAATGAGGAGTTCAGATGGTATATTTTTGCTATCCTTGGCCTTTCACTCCTAACTGTCCCATATCTGGAACATCAGTTTAACCTTAATTTCATTACAGCCTTCAGGTATTCTATCTTCCAGGTAGCATCAATTGTAACAACAACGGGATATGCAACGATGAATTTTTCCAGGTGGGTTTTTCCTGCTCAATTTATTCTTTTCTTTGCCATGTTTCTTGGAGGGTCAAGCGGTTCAACGGCAGGCTCTATAAAAATAGTCCGATGGGTTACAGCCCTAAAAGCCATAAAAAGAGAACTTTCCTTATCATTCCATCCAAAATCCTTGATGAACGTGAAGCTTGGAGGGATTGTTGTCGGAGAAAGGTCTATAAGGAGTGCCCTTGCATTCATAGCACTTTATTTTATCATATTCTCTGTATCGTCCCTTTTTGTAATCCTTAATGGGGCATCTGTTAACCTAAATCCCACAGATGCCATGAGTGCAGTTGCCGCGACACTTGGAAACATTGGGCCAGGAATTGGAAAAATAGGCCCCATGGCAAACTATCTTATATTTCCCCCCCAGACAAGGGCTCTAATGATAGTTCTCATGTGGTTCGGCAGGCTGGAAATAGTGACTGTTCTTGTGCTTTTCACGCGCTCATACTGGAGATGGTGA
- a CDS encoding RNA polymerase sigma factor, which translates to MFKLPERMEMIWLMKAEGLREIEIADTLGISRQAVNKALRDAKAKLFEMFLGLAEVFGFEVIRVNVEKGFMVTNAKIEHEVKRVYFFYIPKMGVRAFFEDSEFPEYLLKHAFEIGIVKNPVKGELIKMLES; encoded by the coding sequence ATGTTCAAGCTCCCTGAGAGAATGGAGATGATCTGGCTCATGAAGGCTGAGGGTCTTAGGGAGATTGAAATAGCTGATACCTTGGGAATTTCACGGCAGGCAGTGAATAAAGCCCTGAGAGATGCTAAAGCAAAGCTCTTCGAGATGTTTCTTGGCTTAGCTGAAGTTTTCGGATTTGAAGTTATAAGAGTTAATGTTGAGAAGGGATTTATGGTGACCAATGCAAAAATAGAACATGAGGTAAAGAGGGTTTACTTTTTCTATATTCCAAAAATGGGAGTTAGAGCATTCTTTGAAGATTCAGAATTCCCGGAATATTTACTCAAGCATGCTTTTGAGATCGGGATTGTCAAAAATCCAGTCAAAGGTGAACTGATAAAGATGCTGGAAAGCTAA
- a CDS encoding molybdenum cofactor biosynthesis protein MoaE, with protein sequence MLAKLFKKPEDFEVNKAIELVSSRKAGGIAIFLGKVREESHGRKVKKLIYEAYEDMALKEMEKIRKEAKEKFPIEEILIWHRYGELEVGENTILIVAAGKHRREAFEACMWAVNEVKKRVPIWKREVTDEGEFWIEGDKIIPAG encoded by the coding sequence ATGCTCGCAAAGCTATTCAAAAAGCCGGAGGATTTTGAGGTTAATAAAGCCATTGAGCTGGTTTCTTCAAGAAAAGCTGGAGGTATTGCAATCTTCTTAGGTAAAGTTAGAGAGGAAAGCCATGGACGAAAAGTGAAAAAGCTGATTTATGAAGCCTACGAGGATATGGCACTTAAGGAAATGGAAAAGATAAGAAAAGAAGCAAAAGAGAAGTTTCCAATTGAAGAAATCCTGATATGGCATCGTTACGGAGAACTTGAAGTCGGGGAGAATACAATATTGATCGTCGCAGCAGGAAAGCACAGAAGAGAAGCATTTGAAGCCTGTATGTGGGCAGTTAATGAAGTTAAGAAGAGAGTCCCAATATGGAAGAGGGAAGTGACTGACGAGGGTGAATTTTGGATAGAGGGAGACAAGATTATACCCGCAGGATAG
- a CDS encoding SPASM domain-containing protein — protein sequence MERIASANISQPEIQRSWNIATIAKPPWANYSHSGKLERLILQLGQGKGKFSEITGIPRSIGCIGNNEFILRREPLSVERIKEIIREFYFANGRELYLTNYDSVEYLISVARHAAAIGIKEVYAVVRIKDIEKIIPEDDVRVIVELEYSKENLKKLKELKWVHGALIMIEPEQYAEFIKSKPEFDGEVYVDLLYPGSLRHLKFNVIEVKRVHSATANKYHDCLAGTLTITADGYALPCPLLRNFIVGDAKRETVKQLRRKKRLKNFWKLTKDGIEECKLCPFKYLCHDCRALEYQASGDIFGIEYCNLEF from the coding sequence ATGGAGAGGATAGCCAGTGCAAACATCTCTCAACCCGAGATACAGAGATCATGGAACATTGCAACCATTGCAAAACCACCATGGGCAAACTACTCTCACTCAGGAAAATTAGAGCGGCTTATCCTACAGCTCGGACAGGGAAAAGGAAAATTTTCCGAAATTACCGGTATTCCGAGATCTATTGGATGTATTGGAAATAACGAATTCATACTAAGGCGAGAACCACTGAGTGTTGAGAGGATAAAGGAAATAATTCGGGAATTTTACTTCGCCAATGGAAGGGAGCTGTACCTTACAAATTACGACAGCGTCGAATATCTCATCAGCGTTGCAAGGCATGCAGCTGCAATTGGCATTAAAGAAGTATACGCAGTCGTAAGAATCAAAGATATCGAAAAAATAATTCCAGAAGATGATGTTAGAGTAATAGTAGAGCTTGAATACTCCAAAGAAAACTTGAAAAAACTGAAGGAGTTAAAGTGGGTGCATGGAGCACTAATAATGATAGAACCAGAACAATATGCAGAGTTCATCAAAAGCAAGCCAGAATTTGATGGGGAAGTTTATGTGGATCTTCTCTACCCCGGATCATTAAGGCACCTCAAGTTCAATGTAATAGAGGTGAAGCGAGTACATTCTGCAACTGCCAACAAGTACCACGACTGTCTTGCTGGAACCCTTACGATAACTGCCGATGGTTATGCTCTGCCTTGTCCCCTCTTAAGAAACTTCATAGTTGGAGATGCAAAAAGGGAAACAGTTAAACAGCTCCGGAGAAAGAAGAGACTGAAAAACTTCTGGAAGCTCACAAAAGATGGAATTGAAGAATGTAAACTGTGTCCATTTAAGTATCTCTGCCATGACTGCAGAGCTCTTGAGTATCAAGCAAGCGGAGACATCTTTGGCATTGAATACTGCAATTTAGAATTCTAA
- a CDS encoding Lrp/AsnC family transcriptional regulator, with protein MSEVKIEEVEYLAEILEKSPRESLLKIAKREGIDYYKLKRLYNKYYGKYVHVSAIYDIAKLGLKSYVAFLSVPREEIRRVASEMSKNPFIPSIAAIFGFKNGISAVLHVPKDQTGLIDELLSRYSDDYEYYEVRAYPEKPKEFGEWNLSYDYAVLMDILKYDARTSPTKMSEILGKSRPTIRYMIKRLEETGIIRRYSALVDMTAYDRGFCGIADELSEKLLEKFKNYEILIGVLKPQGYLIEWYFSSKEDIGAKIFEFSRYVKKFAIYYFDLLEGIEPSYRFAERVKKDGSGYRSILEF; from the coding sequence ATGAGTGAGGTAAAGATCGAGGAAGTTGAGTATCTCGCCGAGATCTTGGAGAAGTCTCCAAGAGAAAGCCTCCTGAAGATAGCAAAGAGGGAGGGAATAGATTATTATAAACTTAAAAGGCTCTATAACAAGTATTACGGCAAATACGTTCATGTTTCTGCTATCTATGATATCGCAAAGCTTGGATTAAAAAGCTATGTCGCATTCTTGTCAGTTCCGCGAGAGGAGATAAGGAGAGTTGCATCAGAGATGTCAAAAAATCCATTTATACCATCAATTGCTGCGATATTTGGATTTAAGAATGGAATTTCTGCAGTTCTTCATGTACCAAAAGACCAAACAGGATTAATCGATGAGTTGCTTTCAAGATATTCAGATGACTATGAGTACTATGAAGTGCGAGCTTATCCTGAAAAGCCCAAGGAGTTTGGAGAGTGGAATCTAAGTTATGACTATGCTGTTCTGATGGACATACTAAAATATGATGCCAGAACGAGCCCAACAAAGATGTCAGAAATTCTTGGAAAGTCCAGACCTACAATAAGATATATGATTAAAAGACTTGAAGAAACAGGGATAATCCGAAGATATTCTGCCTTGGTTGACATGACTGCATACGATAGGGGTTTTTGTGGGATAGCTGATGAACTTTCTGAAAAGCTTCTTGAAAAGTTTAAAAACTATGAAATTCTCATCGGTGTTTTAAAACCTCAGGGGTATCTTATTGAATGGTACTTTTCATCAAAAGAGGATATTGGGGCTAAAATATTTGAATTCAGTAGATATGTTAAAAAGTTTGCAATTTATTATTTTGATTTATTGGAAGGAATTGAACCAAGTTATAGGTTTGCAGAAAGAGTAAAAAAGGATGGAAGTGGATATAGATCGATTTTAGAATTCTAA
- a CDS encoding adenosine-specific kinase: MVKIEVVDIEKPEGVECIIGQGNFSIFTVDDLARALLTTVPGIKFGIAMNEAKPQLTRYTGNDRQLEELAAKNAVKIGAGHVFVILMKNAFPINVLNTVKNHPAVAMVYGASENPMQVIVAETELGRAVLGIVDGKAANKIETEEQKKERRELVEKIGYTID, from the coding sequence ATGGTTAAGATTGAGGTTGTTGACATCGAAAAACCAGAAGGTGTTGAATGTATAATCGGACAAGGCAACTTCTCAATATTCACAGTTGATGATTTAGCGAGAGCATTATTAACAACCGTTCCCGGGATTAAATTTGGAATAGCCATGAACGAAGCAAAGCCACAGCTGACAAGATATACCGGAAATGACAGGCAACTTGAAGAGCTTGCTGCGAAGAATGCTGTAAAAATTGGAGCTGGACACGTCTTTGTAATTTTAATGAAAAATGCATTCCCAATAAATGTGCTCAACACCGTTAAGAACCATCCTGCAGTTGCCATGGTCTATGGAGCAAGCGAAAATCCAATGCAAGTTATTGTTGCAGAAACAGAACTGGGAAGAGCTGTGTTAGGAATCGTTGATGGTAAAGCGGCAAACAAAATTGAAACAGAAGAACAGAAGAAAGAGAGAAGAGAACTCGTAGAAAAAATAGGATACACTATCGACTGA
- a CDS encoding XTP/dITP diphosphatase, with translation MKIVFITSNKGKVKEAQKYFDSIGVNIVQQKIEYPEIQAKELEEVVKFAIEWLKDKIDKPFFIDDSGLFIEALNGFPGVYSAYVFKTLGNEGILKLMEGVKNRKAYFKSVIGYYDGEIHIFKGIVNGRIGYTKRGNLGFGFDPIFIPEGFTKTFAEMTTEEKNKISHRGRALEAFSKWLKENLI, from the coding sequence ATGAAAATAGTGTTCATAACTTCAAACAAAGGTAAAGTTAAGGAAGCTCAGAAGTATTTTGACTCCATAGGAGTGAATATTGTACAGCAAAAAATTGAGTATCCAGAAATCCAGGCAAAAGAACTGGAAGAAGTCGTCAAATTTGCCATTGAATGGCTCAAAGATAAGATTGACAAACCGTTTTTCATAGATGACTCGGGGCTGTTTATTGAAGCATTGAATGGATTTCCGGGAGTTTACTCCGCATATGTTTTCAAAACTCTCGGAAATGAGGGCATTTTAAAGCTTATGGAGGGAGTTAAAAACAGAAAAGCATACTTTAAAAGTGTTATCGGATATTATGATGGGGAGATACACATTTTTAAAGGAATAGTAAACGGGAGAATTGGATATACAAAAAGAGGAAATCTCGGTTTTGGATTTGACCCCATATTTATTCCAGAAGGGTTCACTAAAACTTTTGCCGAAATGACAACAGAAGAAAAGAACAAGATATCCCACAGGGGTAGAGCATTAGAGGCATTTTCAAAATGGCTAAAGGAAAACCTTATATAA
- a CDS encoding Lrp/AsnC family transcriptional regulator, producing the protein MGEVLDKIDLKLLEELKKNARENIAALSKKLGIPRTTVHYRIKKLVEEGVIEKFTIKPNYKKLNLGTTAFILARYDPDSGLTQREVAERVATINGVYEVHIIAGEWDLLIKVRAASAEDIGKIVIDKLREIKGIDQTVTMVSFVTVKEDV; encoded by the coding sequence ATGGGAGAGGTTTTGGACAAAATAGATTTGAAACTTTTGGAAGAATTAAAAAAGAATGCAAGAGAAAACATAGCGGCACTGAGTAAAAAGCTTGGAATACCCAGAACAACTGTCCACTATCGCATAAAGAAACTTGTTGAAGAAGGAGTTATAGAGAAGTTCACCATAAAACCAAATTACAAAAAGCTAAATTTGGGAACTACAGCGTTCATTTTAGCACGTTATGATCCAGATTCTGGACTCACCCAACGAGAGGTAGCTGAAAGAGTTGCAACCATTAATGGAGTTTATGAAGTCCATATAATTGCCGGAGAGTGGGATCTATTAATAAAGGTTAGAGCGGCATCGGCTGAAGACATCGGAAAAATAGTAATCGACAAATTGCGGGAGATAAAGGGGATAGATCAAACAGTTACAATGGTTTCATTCGTTACGGTAAAAGAAGACGTATAA
- the fbp gene encoding fructose-1,6-bisphosphate aldolase/phosphatase: MAVGEKITISVIKADIGGWPGHHKVHPALIEKAREILSKAKEEGTIIDFHVTYCGDDLQLIMTHKKGTDSPDIHGLAWETFKEATKTAKELGLYGAGQDLLKDAFSGNIRGMGPGAAEMEITIRKSEPIVTFHMDKTEPGAFNLPIFRMFADPFNTAGLVIDPNMHMGFRFEIWDIREHKRVIMNSPEEMYDILALIGAKSRYVIKRVFPKEGHKLPKDEPVAVVSTEKLYEIAGEYVGKDDPVAIVRAQSGLPALGEVLEPFAFPHLVSGWMRGSHNGPIMPVPLKYATPSRFDGPPRAVALGWQISPEGKLIGPVDLFDDPAFDWARQKALEITEYMRRHGPFEPHRLPLEEMEYTTLPGVLEKLKDRFEPL; the protein is encoded by the coding sequence GTGGCAGTTGGAGAAAAGATAACAATTAGCGTAATAAAAGCAGATATTGGAGGATGGCCAGGACACCACAAGGTTCATCCAGCATTGATAGAGAAAGCCAGAGAGATATTATCTAAAGCAAAAGAAGAGGGAACAATCATAGACTTCCACGTCACATACTGTGGTGACGATCTACAACTGATAATGACGCACAAAAAAGGAACCGACAGCCCAGATATCCATGGACTTGCATGGGAAACATTTAAAGAGGCAACAAAGACAGCCAAAGAACTCGGTCTTTATGGAGCTGGCCAAGATTTGCTTAAAGATGCATTCAGTGGAAACATCAGGGGAATGGGACCTGGAGCGGCAGAAATGGAGATAACAATAAGAAAAAGCGAGCCAATAGTAACTTTCCACATGGATAAAACTGAACCAGGAGCATTTAACCTCCCAATATTCAGAATGTTTGCAGATCCTTTCAACACTGCAGGACTTGTGATCGATCCAAACATGCATATGGGCTTCAGATTTGAAATTTGGGACATCAGAGAACACAAAAGAGTAATAATGAATTCTCCAGAGGAAATGTATGACATTCTGGCATTGATTGGGGCAAAATCCAGATATGTAATAAAAAGAGTATTCCCCAAGGAGGGACATAAACTCCCAAAGGATGAACCAGTTGCCGTCGTTTCTACAGAGAAGCTCTATGAAATTGCCGGCGAGTATGTTGGAAAAGACGATCCCGTCGCAATAGTGAGGGCACAGAGTGGTTTGCCAGCTCTTGGAGAGGTTCTTGAGCCCTTTGCATTTCCACACTTGGTAAGTGGCTGGATGCGTGGAAGTCACAACGGACCAATAATGCCCGTACCCCTCAAATACGCAACCCCCTCAAGGTTCGATGGACCCCCAAGAGCTGTAGCTTTGGGGTGGCAGATAAGCCCAGAAGGAAAGCTGATCGGCCCAGTTGATCTCTTTGACGATCCAGCATTTGATTGGGCAAGACAGAAAGCATTAGAGATCACCGAATACATGAGAAGGCATGGACCCTTTGAACCGCACAGATTACCCTTAGAGGAGATGGAATACACCACATTGCCGGGGGTTCTTGAAAAGCTCAAAGACAGATTTGAACCCCTTTAA
- the gor gene encoding glyceraldehyde-3-phosphate:ferredoxin oxidoreductase gives MKFTTLKINLKTKEISMNEIQQEGIYGIIDYALYLHDEVYKTYELDPYDPKNITVFGKGPFAGSVLPGAHRLVFIFRSPLYGTLFPSTMGGAAYIFQRVGVDFVVLEGKRDKPTIILLQGDGENVSVELHEMELEKLLQIWRSYKGEEGVYALTEYLIENFKDKFDEEFRIACVGPASLNTNFGAIFSQTLKNGKRVEGSEDWAARGGPGSVLLRAHNVVAIIFGGKAKKEFPGENIGDIKVARPIVEGVHKKPMFQVIGEKTTKYRYNPKLKTGGTFGGNYPAEGDFVPILNWQMPYINKEERIKIHENIMKHYWEPFNKEAIETKNWTTCGEPCPVVCKKFRRGHHVEYEPYEANGPLSGSIYIYASDISVHAVDAMGFDAIEFGGLASWVLELVYRGLLKPEEVGLSGKPDFTKDDLILKPVEASEKNARLVAELAHKVAFAETEIAKILGLGKRKASAILDEKFKDRLKYGESFKDYAVFTPLGEDGEICPTMYWAIGNYIPLPIQGRYWTFYQFGVFLEPEELASKIVASALYEFWYDNVGWCRFHRGWMKPVLKALFLEAYGENVDMEEHAKKVIRKLINYAKKAGYEPVFWDSMRVVDLVAAGAEEFGNEKWAEKFKEDKVGTAKEYLKRVLDTYSEILGVDWTI, from the coding sequence ATGAAATTCACAACCCTCAAAATTAACCTGAAAACCAAAGAAATCAGCATGAATGAAATACAGCAGGAAGGAATCTACGGAATAATTGACTATGCCCTCTATCTTCATGATGAAGTCTATAAAACATATGAACTCGATCCCTACGACCCAAAAAATATTACCGTCTTTGGGAAAGGACCATTCGCAGGATCGGTTTTGCCTGGAGCCCACAGACTTGTATTCATCTTCAGATCACCACTCTATGGAACCCTCTTCCCATCAACAATGGGCGGGGCAGCATACATTTTTCAGAGAGTTGGTGTGGACTTCGTAGTTCTTGAAGGAAAAAGGGATAAACCAACCATTATCCTGTTGCAGGGAGACGGAGAAAACGTTAGTGTTGAGCTTCATGAGATGGAGCTTGAAAAGCTCTTACAAATCTGGCGTAGCTATAAAGGGGAAGAGGGAGTCTATGCACTAACTGAATATCTTATTGAAAACTTCAAAGACAAATTTGACGAAGAATTTAGAATCGCCTGCGTAGGACCAGCCTCACTTAACACCAACTTTGGAGCAATATTCTCACAGACTTTAAAAAATGGAAAGCGTGTAGAGGGAAGCGAAGACTGGGCAGCTCGCGGCGGTCCTGGAAGTGTTCTGCTCAGGGCACATAATGTTGTGGCAATAATCTTTGGAGGAAAAGCCAAAAAAGAGTTCCCAGGTGAGAACATAGGGGATATAAAAGTCGCAAGACCCATAGTCGAAGGAGTTCATAAAAAGCCCATGTTTCAAGTTATTGGAGAAAAAACAACCAAGTATCGCTATAATCCAAAGCTGAAAACCGGCGGAACATTCGGAGGAAACTATCCAGCTGAAGGTGACTTTGTCCCAATTTTAAACTGGCAGATGCCCTACATTAACAAAGAAGAGAGGATTAAAATCCACGAGAACATAATGAAGCACTACTGGGAGCCTTTCAACAAGGAAGCAATAGAAACCAAAAACTGGACAACCTGTGGAGAACCGTGTCCCGTTGTTTGCAAAAAGTTCCGCAGAGGCCACCACGTTGAATATGAGCCATATGAAGCCAATGGACCATTAAGCGGGAGCATTTACATCTATGCAAGCGATATAAGTGTCCATGCAGTCGATGCTATGGGTTTTGATGCCATCGAGTTTGGTGGCTTAGCCTCATGGGTTCTTGAGCTTGTCTATAGGGGGTTACTCAAGCCAGAGGAAGTGGGATTAAGTGGCAAACCAGACTTTACAAAAGATGATCTGATTCTAAAGCCCGTTGAAGCGAGTGAAAAGAACGCAAGACTTGTTGCAGAATTGGCTCATAAGGTAGCTTTTGCAGAAACAGAAATTGCCAAAATCCTTGGCTTAGGAAAGAGGAAAGCAAGTGCAATACTTGATGAGAAGTTCAAAGATAGGCTGAAATATGGGGAAAGCTTCAAGGACTATGCAGTCTTTACACCTCTTGGCGAAGATGGAGAAATCTGCCCGACAATGTATTGGGCTATAGGAAATTACATTCCACTACCAATCCAAGGGAGGTACTGGACATTTTATCAGTTTGGCGTTTTCCTTGAGCCAGAAGAGTTAGCAAGCAAAATAGTGGCAAGTGCCTTGTATGAGTTCTGGTATGACAATGTTGGATGGTGCAGATTCCACAGGGGATGGATGAAGCCAGTTCTTAAAGCTCTCTTCCTCGAAGCCTATGGCGAGAATGTTGACATGGAGGAACACGCAAAGAAAGTCATAAGAAAGCTCATAAACTATGCAAAGAAAGCTGGTTACGAGCCTGTATTCTGGGACAGCATGAGGGTCGTTGATTTGGTTGCCGCTGGTGCTGAAGAGTTTGGAAACGAAAAGTGGGCAGAAAAGTTCAAGGAAGACAAAGTTGGCACTGCAAAAGAATACCTCAAGAGAGTACTTGATACTTACAGCGAAATTTTGGGAGTTGATTGGACGATCTAA
- the tpiA gene encoding triose-phosphate isomerase, whose translation MKLKEPIIAINFKTYAQATGEGALRIAKAAEKVYKETGITIVVAPQLADLYRIAQEVEIPVFAQHIDPIKPGSHTGHVLPEAVKEAGAVGTLLNHSENRMILADLEAAIRRSEEVGLMTMVCSNNPKVSAAVAALDPDYVAVEPPELIGTGIPVSKAKPEVITDTVELVKKVNPNVKVLCGAGISTGEDVKKALELGTVGVLLASGVTKAKDPEKAIWDLVSLIV comes from the coding sequence ATGAAGTTGAAAGAACCAATTATTGCAATCAATTTTAAGACGTATGCCCAGGCCACTGGAGAAGGAGCCTTGAGAATTGCAAAAGCTGCCGAAAAAGTTTACAAGGAGACAGGAATAACAATTGTAGTTGCTCCACAGCTTGCAGATCTTTATAGAATAGCTCAAGAGGTTGAGATTCCAGTCTTTGCCCAGCATATTGACCCAATAAAGCCTGGCAGTCATACGGGTCACGTTCTACCAGAGGCTGTCAAAGAAGCGGGAGCCGTTGGAACTCTGTTAAACCATTCAGAAAACAGAATGATTTTGGCTGATTTGGAGGCTGCAATCAGGAGATCTGAAGAAGTTGGCTTGATGACAATGGTCTGTTCAAACAACCCCAAGGTTTCAGCAGCTGTTGCTGCATTAGACCCTGATTATGTTGCTGTTGAGCCTCCAGAGCTCATAGGAACCGGCATACCGGTGAGCAAAGCAAAACCTGAAGTCATTACGGACACAGTTGAGCTTGTTAAAAAGGTCAACCCGAATGTAAAGGTTCTCTGCGGTGCGGGAATTTCAACAGGTGAAGATGTAAAGAAGGCGTTAGAGCTCGGAACAGTTGGGGTCCTCTTAGCAAGCGGAGTTACAAAAGCAAAAGATCCAGAAAAAGCAATTTGGGATTTAGTTTCCCTGATTGTTTGA